One Acinetobacter pullicarnis genomic region harbors:
- the hutU gene encoding urocanate hydratase — protein MTAQITKFRDVEIRAPRGNKLTAKSWLTEAPLRMLMNNLDPDVAENPKELVVYGGIGRAARNWECYDKIVETLTTLEDDETLLVQSGKPVGVFKTHSNAPRVLIANSNLVPHWANWEHFNELDAKDLAMYGQMTAGSWIYIGSQGIVQGTYETFVEAGRQHFNGDLTGRWVLTAGLGGMGGAQPLAATLAGACSLNIECQQASIDFRLRTRYVDEQAADLDDALARIAKYTAEGKAISIALHGNAAEILPELVRRGVRPDMVTDQTSAHDPLNGYLPIGWTWEEYKDRAKTEPQVVTKAAKQSMAQHVQAMLDFQAQGIATFDYGNNIRQMAQEEGVENAFDFPGFVPAYIRPLFCRGIGPFRWVALSGDPEDIYKTDAKVKELIPDDEHLHHWLDMARERISFQGLPARICWVGLGLRAKLGLAFNEMVRSGELSAPIVIGRDHLDSGSVSSPNRETEAMQDGSDAVSDWPLLNALLNTAGGATWVSLHHGGGVGMGFSQHSGVVIVCDGTDEAAARIARVLTNDPATGVMRHADAGYDIAIECAKEQGLHLPMITG, from the coding sequence GTGACCGCACAAATTACAAAATTTAGAGACGTTGAAATCAGAGCACCTCGTGGCAATAAACTCACTGCAAAAAGTTGGTTGACTGAAGCGCCTTTACGTATGCTGATGAACAACTTGGATCCTGACGTTGCTGAAAATCCAAAAGAGCTTGTGGTTTATGGTGGTATTGGTCGTGCTGCACGAAATTGGGAATGTTATGACAAAATTGTTGAAACGCTAACAACGCTTGAAGATGACGAAACCTTATTGGTTCAATCAGGTAAGCCAGTGGGTGTTTTTAAAACGCATTCGAATGCGCCACGTGTGTTAATTGCAAACTCAAATTTAGTGCCACATTGGGCAAATTGGGAACATTTTAATGAACTTGATGCTAAAGATTTGGCGATGTATGGCCAAATGACAGCAGGTTCTTGGATTTACATTGGTAGCCAAGGCATTGTACAAGGCACGTATGAAACTTTTGTTGAAGCAGGCCGTCAGCACTTTAACGGTGACTTGACCGGTCGTTGGGTCTTAACCGCAGGTTTAGGTGGTATGGGCGGCGCGCAACCATTGGCTGCAACTTTAGCTGGCGCATGTTCACTCAACATTGAATGCCAACAAGCCAGTATCGATTTCCGCCTACGTACCCGTTATGTCGATGAGCAAGCGGCAGATTTAGATGATGCTTTAGCGCGTATTGCAAAATATACAGCAGAAGGCAAAGCGATTTCGATTGCACTGCATGGCAACGCAGCGGAAATTTTACCAGAATTGGTACGCCGTGGTGTTCGTCCAGATATGGTGACGGATCAAACCAGTGCGCATGATCCACTCAATGGTTATTTGCCAATTGGTTGGACTTGGGAAGAATATAAAGACCGTGCGAAAACTGAACCACAAGTCGTGACCAAAGCTGCAAAACAGTCGATGGCGCAACATGTACAAGCCATGCTCGATTTCCAAGCACAAGGAATTGCAACATTTGACTACGGTAATAACATCCGTCAAATGGCACAAGAAGAAGGCGTGGAAAATGCCTTTGATTTCCCAGGATTTGTACCAGCATATATTCGTCCATTGTTCTGTCGTGGGATTGGTCCATTCCGTTGGGTGGCCTTGTCTGGCGATCCAGAAGATATTTATAAAACAGATGCAAAAGTTAAAGAGCTGATTCCAGATGATGAACACTTACATCATTGGTTAGATATGGCGCGTGAGCGTATTAGCTTCCAAGGTTTACCTGCACGTATCTGTTGGGTGGGCTTAGGTCTACGCGCTAAACTCGGTTTGGCGTTTAATGAAATGGTTCGCAGCGGTGAGTTATCTGCACCAATCGTGATTGGTCGCGACCATTTAGACTCAGGTTCTGTGTCTAGTCCAAACCGTGAAACTGAAGCGATGCAAGATGGCTCAGATGCGGTATCGGATTGGCCATTATTGAATGCCTTGCTCAATACAGCAGGTGGGGCAACTTGGGTGTCGCTCCATCACGGCGGTGGTGTAGGAATGGGCTTCTCTCAACATTCTGGTGTGGTGATCGTATGTGATGGTACCGATGAGGCCGCCGCACGTATTGCACGAGTTTTAACCAATGACCCAGCAACGGGCGTGATGCGCCATGCTGATGCGGGCTATGACATCGCAATTGAATGTGCCAAAGAGCAAGGTCTTCATTTACCAATGATTACAGGCTAA
- a CDS encoding ParB/Srx family N-terminal domain-containing protein, protein MKIKSYRMGSIALALSCMIGLTACNDSNDQNVVSPPTDSRDQRFLTAKVNDVIQVNIEDLKPTQGAIGYDQIYYKLGRWQGDVNRPTWQASPENQLVYLNKTIGKKFSDYCEAIGAKSRDDFKTIEALQKANLKQLDSFGCTEQPGTEVADLKTVVVGYDGRLYLTDGHHTMSQLQELPDGGTKLKVWVKVVANESNLKTADEFWAKMQHTGRTWLRNGKNESITYQQLPKNLGLLSTSNPNGMQNNPYRSLVYFTRDIGYEKVANATDFTEFLWEDWFQKQSTQGLVQPLSFYHLDAKAYGAADVLASSAIKSDLTVSGSATGYQAAVANYSILMGSTQPTDLIYKDLTAADLGALRLEKNAAKGSVTANAISNLDELNRDEIKKDKSPRTGGSVWYAVNYNQCGKPQTGTCWGW, encoded by the coding sequence ATGAAAATAAAAAGTTATCGCATGGGAAGCATTGCTTTAGCACTCAGTTGTATGATCGGGCTAACCGCCTGCAATGATTCAAATGATCAAAATGTTGTTTCTCCTCCAACCGATTCACGAGATCAACGTTTTTTAACTGCCAAAGTAAATGATGTCATTCAAGTCAATATTGAAGACTTAAAACCTACGCAAGGGGCAATTGGCTATGATCAAATTTATTATAAACTCGGTCGTTGGCAGGGGGATGTCAACCGCCCAACATGGCAAGCTAGCCCTGAAAATCAATTGGTCTATCTCAACAAAACCATTGGTAAAAAATTTAGTGATTATTGCGAAGCAATTGGCGCAAAAAGCCGTGACGATTTCAAGACAATTGAAGCCTTGCAAAAAGCCAATCTAAAACAACTCGATAGCTTCGGTTGTACAGAACAACCTGGGACTGAAGTTGCCGACTTAAAAACAGTGGTGGTGGGCTATGACGGCCGACTCTATCTGACCGATGGACATCACACCATGTCGCAACTACAAGAACTCCCTGATGGTGGTACAAAGCTCAAAGTTTGGGTAAAAGTTGTTGCCAATGAAAGTAACCTCAAAACAGCAGATGAGTTTTGGGCGAAAATGCAGCATACAGGGCGTACTTGGTTAAGAAATGGCAAAAATGAAAGCATTACCTATCAACAATTGCCAAAGAACTTAGGTTTATTATCCACGTCGAATCCAAATGGCATGCAAAACAATCCATACCGTTCACTGGTCTATTTCACCCGTGATATCGGCTATGAAAAAGTCGCTAATGCAACTGATTTTACTGAGTTCTTGTGGGAAGATTGGTTCCAGAAACAAAGCACACAAGGTCTAGTTCAACCCTTGAGCTTTTATCACTTGGATGCAAAAGCCTATGGTGCGGCAGATGTACTGGCAAGCAGTGCCATCAAATCAGATCTCACGGTTTCTGGCAGTGCAACTGGATATCAAGCCGCTGTTGCCAACTATTCGATTTTAATGGGATCTACCCAGCCAACGGATTTAATTTATAAAGATCTCACTGCTGCAGATCTTGGTGCACTGCGCCTAGAAAAGAATGCAGCCAAAGGTTCGGTTACCGCAAACGCGATTAGTAACCTTGATGAGTTAAACCGTGATGAAATCAAAAAAGATAAGTCCCCGAGAACAGGTGGTAGTGTCTGGTACGCTGTAAATTATAATCAATGTGGTAAACCACAAACAGGCACTTGTTGGGGTTGGTAG